Proteins from one Agelaius phoeniceus isolate bAgePho1 chromosome 10, bAgePho1.hap1, whole genome shotgun sequence genomic window:
- the LOC129124510 gene encoding cytochrome P450 2J6-like, with product MLTVSEVLVFFVLSLLLIEFLKLQWTRRHLPPGPTPYPFFGNLLQMNFKIHHEHLKKMAKIHGNIFTLWLSNTPAVVLQGFQAVKEGLTAHAEDVAGRPEKRIFQFLTHGNGVLFSNGHVWKQQRRFGMATMRKMGLGKKEDYLLQEEAAHLVEYLQKTNGKPLDPSMPVVHMVSNVMCSIMFGHRFSRDDENFHRLIESFDTMAAFLNSVSFYMYELSPWLAGHFLPSVKKMKSSRDFVEALLLKELESHKGKRKLDENRHFIDYYLDEIDKTKGDAGATYDEENLIQTVADLFVAGIETTATTLLWALLYMVIYPDIQEKVQKELDAVVGCSHVFCYEDRKRLPYTNAVIHEIQRYSNILLIALPRMSVKDTELLGYRIPKNTVVLANIDSVLADPGKWETPDQFNPGHFLDKDGNFVNREAFLPFAIGHRVCMGELLARMELFIVFSTLLQAFTFTLPEGVKEVNTKFVFGSTMKPLPYQLCAIPR from the exons ATGTTAACAGTGAGTGAGGTGCTGGTATTTTTTGTGCTGTCTCTGCTATTAATAGAGTTTCTGAAATTGCAATGGACGCGAAGACATCTTCCTCCTGGGCCGACTCCATATCCCTTCTTTGGAAATCTGCTGCAGATGAATTTCAAAATTCATCATGAGCATCTTAAAAAA ATGGCCAAAATTCATGGCAATATCTTCACCTTATGGCTTTCAAACACTCCTGCAGTTGTCTTGCAAGGGTTTCAGGCAGTGAAGGAAGGTCTGACTGCCCATGCTGAAGATGTTGCTGGAAGGCCCGAAAAAAGAATCTTTCAATTTCTAACACATGGAAATG GTGTTTTGTTCTCTAATGGTCATGTCTGGAAGCAACAGAGGCGTTTTGGAATGGCAACAATGAGGAAGATGGGattagggaaaaaagaggatTATCTACTGCAAGAGGAGGCTGCTCACTTGGTGGAATACTTACAGAAAACAAATG GAAAACCTCTGGACCCCAGTATGCCTGTTGTTCATATGGTCTCAAATGTCATGTGTTCAATCATGTTTGGACATCGTTTCTCCAGAGATGATGAGAATTTTCACCGCCTGATTGAGTCCTTTGACACCATGGCAGCATTTTTGAACAGCGTCTCCTTTTAT ATGTATGAGTTGTCTCCCTGGCTTGCTGGTCACTTTCTGCCATCAGTTAAAAAGATGAAGTCCAGCAGAGATTTTGTGGAGGCTCTGTTACTAAAGGAACTTGAAAGtcacaaaggaaaaagaaagcttGATGAAAATCGACATTTTATTGATTACTATTTGGATGAGATAGATAAA ACTAAAGGAGATGCTGGTGCAACTTACGATGAAGAAAACTTGATCCAGACTGTTGCTGACCTCTTTGTAGCAGGCATAGAAACTACAGCCACCACTTTACTGTGGGCATTGCTCTATATGGTGATTTATCCTGACATTCAAG AGAAAGTCCAGAAGGAGCTGGATGCTGTTGTGGGTTGTTCCCATGTGTTTTGCTATGAGGACAGGAAAAGGTTGCCCTACACAAATGCTGTAATTCACGAGATCCAGAGATACAGTAACATACTCTTAATTGCACTGCCCAGAATGAGTGTGaaggacacagagctgctgggataTCGCATTCCAAAG aacacaGTAGTTTTAGCAAATATTGACTCTGTTCTGGCTGATCCTGGAAAATGGGAGACACCTGATCAGTTCAACCCAGGCCACTTTCTGGATAAAGATGGAAACTTTGTAAACAGAGAAGCATTCTTACCATTTGCTATAG GGCACCGTGTGTGCATGGGGGAGCTGTTGGCAAGGATGGAGCTCTTTATTGTCTTTTCCACCTTGCTACAAGCATTCACATTCACCCTGCCAGAAGGAGTGAAGGAAGTCAACACCAAGTTTGTTTTTGGGAGCACGATGAAGCCACTTCCCTACCAGCTCTGTGCCATTCCTCGATAG
- the LOC143694891 gene encoding cytochrome P450 2J6-like, translating into MMISVIFISLVLFLLSAQFLNLQWKSRGFPPGPIPFPIIGSVWWINFRADHRSLKKLAKTYGNICTLWLGHRPMVVLYGFQAVKNGLTNNSEDVSGRLQTYTFNQMAGGKGILVSNGLIWKQQRHFGIVTLRKLGMGNKGMERGIQTEARYLVEFFRDKEGEAVDPSFPIVHAVSNVICAVVFGHRFSLEDKTFHQLIEAFDYIVAFGNSHFHYMCEVLPWFVEHLPGPLHKARFSRDFIRSFVRQEIKSHREKGRIDEPEDFIDFYLKQIEKTKNVPNSTFDEDNMVQSVFDLFLGGSETTATTLRWALLYMLVYPDIQDKVQKELDAVLSPSHLICYEDRKKLPYTNAVVHEVLRFSSIVLITIPREAVKDTTVLGYHVPKGTLIMANVDSALFDPDYWETPHQFNPGHFLDKAGNFVTREAFLAFSAGHRVCPGETMAKMELFIMFCSLLQKFKFTVPEGVKEINTDIIFGSTMKPHPYKLCAVLR; encoded by the exons ATGATGATAAGTGTAATTTTCATAtccctggttttgtttcttctgagtGCACAGTTCCTGAATTTGCAATGGAAGAGTCGTGGATTTCCTCCTGGACCAATCCCATTTCCCATCATTGGAAGTGTCTGGTGGATAAACTTTAGAGCTGATCACAGGAGCCTGAAAAAG CTGGCAAAAACCTATGGCAACATCTGCACCCTGTGGTTGGGTCACAGACCTATGGTGGTGCTCTATGGGTTCCAAGCTGTGAAGAATGGTCTCACCAACAACTCGGAGGATGTTTCGGGGCGACTGCAGACCTACACTTTCAACCAAATGGCAGGTGGAAAGG GTATCTTGGTCTCAAATGGTCTCATCTGGAAACAACAGAGACATTTTGGAATTGTAACTCTCcgaaaactgggaatggggaacaaAGGAATGGAGCGCGGGATACAAACCGAGGCCCGTTACCTGGTGGAGTTCTTCAGAGACAAGGAGG GAGAAGCTGTGGACCCTTCCTTCCCCATTGTCCATGCTGTCTCCAATGTGATTTGTGCTGTGGTTTTCGGACATCGTTTCTCCCTGGAGGATAAAACCTTCCACCAGCTGATTGAAGCCTTCGATTATATAGTGGCTTTTGGGAACAGCCACTTTCATTAT ATGTGTGAAGTGTTACCGTGGTTTGTAGAGCACCTCCCAGGACCTCTACATAAAGCAAGATTTTCCCGGGATTTTATTCGTTCCTTTGTAAGGCAGGAAATCAAAAGCCACAGGGAAAAAGGCAGAATAGATGAACCAGAAGATTTCATTGACTTTTACCTGAAGCAGATAGAGAAA ACTAAAAATGTCCCCAATTCTACATTTGATGAAGACAACATGGTGCAATCTGTTTTTGACCTTTTCCTGGGTGGCTCAGAGACCACAGCCACCACTCTGCGCTGGGCTCTGCTCTATATGTTGGTTTACCCTGACATCCAAG acAAAGTCCAGAAGGAGCTGGATGCTGTTCTGAGTCCCTCCCATCTCATCTGCTATGAGGACCGGAAGAAGCTGCCATACACAAATGCTGTGGTTCATGAGGTCCTCCGCTTCAGCAGCATTGTTTTAATCacaattcccagagaagctgtgaaggATACCACTGTTCTGGGGTATCATGTTCCAAAG GGCACTCTAATCATGGCAAATGTAGACTCAGCTCTTTTTGACCCTGACTATTGGGAAACACCTCACCAGTTCAACCCTGGCCATTTCTTGGACAAGGCTGGAAATTTTGTGACCCGAGAGGCCTTCTTGGCCTTCTCAGCAG GTCACCGTGTTTGTCCAGGAGAGACAATGGCCAAGATGGAGCTTTTCATCATGTTCTGCAGCCTGTTGCAGAAATTCAAGTTCACTGTACCAGAAGGAGTTAAGGAAATCAACACAGACATTATCTTTGGGAGCACCATGAAACCCCATCCATACAAGCTCTGTGCAGTTCTGCGCTAG